A section of the Anabaena cylindrica PCC 7122 genome encodes:
- a CDS encoding four-helix bundle copper-binding protein, translated as MLMMMTENITSEIQTCMNSCMECHKICLETMAYCMSKGGKYMDMGMISIMRDCSEMCMMCMNMMMGGSEFMGRTCMLCAEMCDRCAAACEKISDDRKMMECAAVCRRCAETCRSMQMMPA; from the coding sequence ATGTTGATGATGATGACTGAAAACATAACCAGCGAAATCCAAACCTGCATGAACTCTTGCATGGAATGTCATAAAATATGCTTAGAAACCATGGCTTACTGTATGAGTAAAGGTGGTAAGTACATGGATATGGGAATGATAAGCATAATGCGCGACTGCTCAGAAATGTGCATGATGTGCATGAACATGATGATGGGTGGTTCCGAGTTCATGGGACGTACCTGTATGCTTTGTGCGGAAATGTGCGATCGCTGTGCCGCAGCTTGTGAAAAAATCAGTGATGATAGAAAGATGATGGAATGTGCCGCAGTTTGTCGTAGATGTGCTGAAACTTGCAGATCAATGCAAATGATGCCAGCTTAA
- the msrB gene encoding peptide-methionine (R)-S-oxide reductase MsrB codes for MDKRRFLQISAVLFGTAFFSRYINWGSETMAASNTEFTVTKTEQEWKSILTAEQYQVLRKHGTERPHTSPLDKNYEPGTYVCAGCGQALFTSDSKFDSRTGWPSFFKPIEGAIATTTDRSLFMTRTEVHCSNCGGHLGHVFNDGPKPTGLRYCMNGVSLQFTPA; via the coding sequence ATGGACAAACGCCGTTTTTTACAGATTAGTGCCGTATTATTTGGCACAGCCTTTTTTTCACGTTATATCAATTGGGGTTCAGAAACTATGGCAGCTTCTAATACTGAGTTTACAGTTACCAAAACAGAACAAGAGTGGAAAAGCATTTTAACAGCGGAACAGTATCAGGTGTTGCGGAAACATGGCACAGAACGCCCTCACACTAGCCCGTTAGACAAGAATTATGAGCCTGGTACTTATGTCTGTGCTGGGTGTGGACAGGCTTTGTTTACCTCAGACAGCAAATTTGATAGCCGTACTGGTTGGCCGAGCTTTTTTAAACCGATTGAGGGTGCGATCGCTACTACAACAGATCGGTCTTTGTTCATGACTAGAACTGAAGTGCATTGTAGCAATTGCGGTGGACATTTAGGCCATGTGTTTAATGATGGCCCCAAACCTACTGGTTTGCGTTATTGCATGAATGGTGTGTCATTGCAGTTTACACCGGCTTAG
- a CDS encoding NACHT domain-containing protein: MVGLFFGMVGNACRSCWGLCEEVKMSGSGGGGGYEYQARATAYVAAHILNQQPLSWIEHSTPDIPIAVAEETNGPGDDVNITLQDGTTVEVQAKHGLKKGQDFWDAIVKLGRGLAKNPSLYCILLTDSTASGTFKDQLRKDLKRLGQGRNDDLKEITKEVINKFAEKGIPDDPSLFRRLSITVVDLEDDAQAKSAQVMLSQVLANKNQASQAWKILGGDGLTLITNRGRRDAEGIARLLGSVSIQLSANSSNPAITAELYREWLEKTTSDFIVLGIEKKLSIETDWIPLKAKQSNGDQAIFKAELIPELYHLTVVVGDPGSGKSTLVKRLAYQLCVLDKKVLRVRLKQINNLCKQQHQRFEDAIFKAAADSSGVNEDQLKFALSCPDYLLVDGFDECDDLANMASQLTAWASGHSVTRIIMTTRPGYALEYFSDWKQIEILPLEASDIIKFAKRIFEIYSIDKENIKEQEILFENWLKNTQTASLAARNPLLLGFVVQLFPSDANSILNRANIYENIVHLLCQQDTQDRESIKIDKEDEPIAQRIIEIAGWKLMYQPEFLESEFYKILTNDLLSEFKNLTRLKVQTQVKKYISFWEQRRIFEKNKVGLNHTINFIHLTICEYAAAKYVSDLDDQKICKWLEEVRQDIKWQEVILFAAGLDKVEIIVNHLVKLDNLENTNSTDILLAAKALTEVNNAPFELRKAVFKRLQIRLESPNASIVIDAAKVLLSLIPQAPDLIGNIAQSLSYHTQSWTRLAAIRLGLECGDNYVNLNILRAVINECITKSARIYYQSKLPYIVPPSDQQKKIMANMEGGFRKKF, translated from the coding sequence ATGGTTGGTCTGTTTTTCGGAATGGTAGGGAACGCTTGCAGGAGTTGCTGGGGACTTTGTGAGGAGGTTAAGATGAGCGGAAGTGGCGGCGGCGGTGGATACGAATATCAAGCAAGGGCGACAGCGTATGTTGCAGCCCATATATTAAATCAGCAACCATTATCTTGGATTGAACACTCAACTCCTGATATTCCGATTGCTGTAGCGGAAGAAACTAATGGGCCAGGGGATGATGTCAATATCACGCTTCAAGACGGTACAACTGTAGAAGTTCAAGCTAAACATGGTTTAAAGAAGGGTCAAGATTTTTGGGACGCAATTGTAAAATTAGGCCGCGGACTCGCGAAAAATCCCTCTCTATATTGCATTCTGTTAACTGACTCTACTGCAAGCGGAACTTTTAAAGATCAACTCCGCAAAGATTTGAAGAGATTGGGACAAGGGCGAAATGATGATCTAAAAGAAATAACAAAAGAGGTTATCAACAAATTTGCCGAAAAGGGTATTCCAGATGATCCATCGCTTTTCAGGCGGCTTTCGATTACAGTTGTTGATCTTGAAGATGATGCCCAAGCAAAATCTGCACAGGTAATGCTCTCACAAGTTTTGGCAAACAAAAATCAAGCCAGTCAAGCTTGGAAAATCCTTGGAGGAGACGGACTTACACTTATTACCAATAGAGGCCGTCGTGATGCAGAAGGCATAGCACGACTATTGGGTAGCGTATCTATTCAGCTATCTGCAAACAGTTCAAATCCGGCTATTACAGCCGAACTTTATAGAGAATGGCTTGAAAAAACTACCTCTGACTTTATTGTTTTAGGAATTGAGAAAAAGCTGTCTATAGAAACTGATTGGATTCCGCTGAAAGCAAAACAAAGTAACGGTGATCAGGCAATTTTTAAAGCGGAATTAATTCCTGAACTTTATCATCTAACTGTTGTGGTAGGTGATCCAGGAAGTGGAAAAAGTACCTTAGTAAAGCGTTTAGCTTATCAGCTATGTGTTTTAGATAAAAAAGTTTTACGTGTTAGGCTCAAGCAGATTAATAACCTATGCAAACAGCAACATCAAAGATTTGAAGATGCGATTTTCAAAGCTGCTGCTGACAGTTCTGGTGTTAATGAAGATCAATTAAAATTTGCATTGAGTTGTCCTGATTATCTTTTGGTAGATGGGTTTGATGAGTGTGATGACTTGGCTAATATGGCCAGCCAACTAACAGCTTGGGCATCAGGACACTCCGTGACTAGAATTATCATGACTACTCGCCCTGGTTACGCCCTAGAATATTTTTCTGACTGGAAACAGATAGAAATTCTACCTCTAGAAGCATCAGATATTATAAAGTTTGCCAAAAGAATTTTTGAAATATATTCAATTGATAAAGAAAATATCAAAGAGCAAGAAATTTTATTTGAGAATTGGCTAAAAAATACTCAAACAGCTTCATTAGCAGCTAGAAACCCGCTATTATTGGGATTTGTTGTTCAACTATTTCCATCTGACGCGAATAGTATTTTAAATCGGGCAAATATCTATGAAAATATTGTGCATTTGCTTTGCCAGCAAGACACACAAGATAGAGAATCTATCAAAATTGACAAAGAAGACGAGCCAATTGCACAACGTATAATCGAAATAGCAGGTTGGAAATTAATGTATCAGCCTGAATTTTTAGAAAGTGAATTTTATAAGATATTAACTAATGACTTATTAAGTGAATTTAAAAACCTTACACGATTAAAAGTGCAAACTCAGGTTAAAAAATACATTTCTTTTTGGGAACAGCGCCGCATCTTTGAGAAAAACAAAGTTGGATTAAACCATACAATTAACTTTATTCATCTTACTATCTGTGAATATGCAGCCGCAAAGTATGTTTCTGATTTAGATGATCAGAAAATATGCAAATGGTTAGAGGAGGTTAGACAAGATATTAAGTGGCAAGAAGTTATACTATTTGCTGCTGGATTAGATAAGGTAGAAATAATTGTTAATCATTTAGTTAAACTTGATAATCTAGAAAATACAAATTCAACAGATATTTTGCTGGCCGCTAAAGCCTTAACGGAAGTAAATAATGCACCATTTGAGCTTAGAAAAGCAGTGTTTAAGCGGTTGCAGATACGATTAGAATCGCCAAATGCGTCTATAGTTATTGATGCTGCTAAAGTACTGCTTAGTCTAATACCTCAAGCTCCAGACCTAATTGGAAATATTGCACAATCTTTATCTTATCATACTCAATCATGGACGCGCTTGGCAGCGATTCGATTGGGTTTAGAATGTGGTGATAATTATGTCAATTTAAATATTCTCAGAGCAGTTATTAATGAATGTATTACTAAATCGGCAAGAATATATTATCAATCAAAATTACCATATATAGTTCCTCCATCTGACCAACAAAAAAAGATTATGGCAAATATGGAAGGGGGTTTCAGGAAGAAGTTTTAG
- a CDS encoding class II glutamine amidotransferase, producing the protein MCQLLGMNCNVPTDICFSFEGFSARGGKTDDHSDGWGISFSEGKGCRIFLDAKPSIASPLAELVRRYPIHSTHVIAHIRKATQGEIAIENCHPFCRELWGRYWVFAHNGNLPDFHPQNNGFFQPVGNTDSEQAFCLILNALRASFPDGKPPLKLLYPVLSKITAELNSIGIFNYLLSDGEHFFTHCSTKLWYIIRQAPFAAAHLIDEEMTVDFSELTTPSDRVAVIVTIPLTDNEIWTQIQPGEILVFQDGLPLNVE; encoded by the coding sequence ATGTGTCAACTGCTAGGAATGAACTGCAATGTACCAACAGATATTTGCTTCTCCTTTGAAGGATTTTCTGCTAGGGGAGGAAAAACCGATGATCATAGCGATGGTTGGGGTATTAGTTTTTCTGAAGGTAAAGGATGTCGGATTTTTTTAGATGCTAAACCCTCCATAGCTTCTCCATTAGCAGAGTTAGTCCGTCGCTATCCTATCCACTCTACCCACGTCATTGCCCATATTCGCAAGGCTACCCAAGGTGAAATAGCCATTGAAAACTGTCATCCTTTCTGCCGGGAACTGTGGGGTAGGTATTGGGTATTTGCCCATAACGGCAATTTACCAGACTTTCATCCTCAAAATAATGGCTTTTTTCAACCTGTTGGTAACACAGATAGCGAACAGGCATTTTGCTTGATTCTCAACGCTTTGCGAGCAAGTTTTCCTGATGGTAAACCCCCACTCAAGTTACTTTATCCTGTATTAAGCAAAATTACGGCAGAATTAAATTCTATCGGCATTTTTAACTATTTACTCTCTGATGGAGAGCATTTCTTTACCCATTGCTCTACCAAACTCTGGTACATTATCCGTCAAGCACCCTTTGCAGCCGCGCATTTAATTGATGAAGAGATGACTGTAGATTTTAGCGAATTGACTACCCCAAGCGATCGCGTTGCTGTCATTGTCACTATTCCCCTCACAGATAACGAAATTTGGACACAAATCCAACCAGGAGAAATACTAGTGTTTCAAGATGGTTTACCGCTTAATGTTGAGTAA
- the cysT gene encoding sulfate ABC transporter permease subunit CysT, which translates to MTVSSSAKVDHKPPVWKVFLDNVIRLPWTWRITLAYLTVMLFLPIAAMFFKASTEPPAKFWEIATSELALATYNVTFLTSIFAALLNGVFGTLIAWVLVRYDFPCKRIIDATVDLPFALPTSVAGLTLATVYSDNGWIGSLLAPLGIKVSFTRLGVGVAMIFISLPFVVRTVQPVLQEMEQEIEEAAWSLGASQWQTFWKVILPPLFPTILTGVALGFSRAVGEYGSTVMIASNTPFKDLIAPVLIFQRLEQYDYSGATVIGVVLLVISLVLLLAINFLQAWSRRYDDR; encoded by the coding sequence ATGACCGTATCTTCTTCGGCGAAAGTTGATCATAAACCTCCTGTTTGGAAGGTATTTCTAGATAATGTAATTCGACTTCCTTGGACTTGGCGAATTACTCTAGCATACTTAACTGTAATGTTGTTTTTGCCTATAGCAGCTATGTTTTTCAAAGCAAGTACGGAACCTCCGGCTAAGTTTTGGGAAATCGCTACCAGTGAGTTAGCCTTAGCAACATATAATGTTACTTTTTTGACATCAATTTTTGCTGCTTTGCTCAATGGTGTGTTTGGAACTCTGATTGCTTGGGTTTTGGTACGTTACGATTTTCCTTGCAAACGTATCATTGACGCGACAGTAGATTTACCTTTTGCCTTACCAACATCAGTTGCAGGTTTAACGCTGGCAACAGTTTATAGTGATAATGGTTGGATTGGTTCTTTACTTGCACCTTTAGGAATTAAGGTATCTTTTACCCGTTTGGGGGTAGGGGTAGCAATGATATTTATTTCCTTACCATTTGTGGTGCGGACTGTACAACCCGTGCTTCAGGAAATGGAACAGGAAATTGAAGAAGCTGCGTGGAGTTTGGGTGCTTCTCAATGGCAGACTTTTTGGAAGGTGATTTTACCACCGTTATTTCCGACAATTTTGACTGGTGTGGCTTTGGGTTTCTCCCGCGCTGTGGGAGAGTATGGTTCAACAGTGATGATTGCTTCCAATACACCGTTTAAAGATTTGATTGCACCTGTACTAATTTTCCAGAGATTGGAACAGTATGACTATTCTGGTGCAACAGTGATTGGTGTGGTTTTACTCGTAATTTCTTTGGTGCTGTTATTAGCTATTAATTTCTTACAAGCTTGGTCGAGAAGATATGACGACAGATAA
- a CDS encoding DUF29 domain-containing protein: MSKKSIKNLYEQDFSLWVEDTVSKLKARDNENLDWDNLIEEVESLGKSQRKAVRSFLVRLIEHLLKRCYVPMSDCYRGWEIEIRNFRQRLQIELEDSPSLKSFVLEILAKSYDMALENVRDGYPDVYFSDVCPFPSNVDALLSKKFWEE; encoded by the coding sequence ATGAGTAAAAAATCAATCAAAAATCTATATGAACAAGATTTTTCTCTCTGGGTTGAGGATACAGTCAGTAAATTAAAAGCAAGAGACAACGAAAATTTAGATTGGGATAATTTAATTGAAGAGGTAGAGTCTTTGGGGAAAAGTCAGCGTAAAGCAGTCAGGAGTTTTTTGGTGCGTTTAATAGAACATTTGTTAAAGCGGTGTTATGTACCAATGTCAGACTGTTATCGGGGTTGGGAAATTGAAATTAGGAATTTTCGGCAAAGGTTACAAATTGAATTGGAAGATTCACCGAGTTTGAAAAGTTTTGTTTTAGAAATTCTTGCTAAAAGCTATGACATGGCATTAGAAAATGTCAGAGATGGTTATCCTGATGTTTATTTTTCTGATGTTTGTCCATTTCCCAGTAATGTAGATGCTTTGTTAAGTAAGAAGTTTTGGGAAGAATAA
- a CDS encoding response regulator has translation MTQSQLIQFNRIINIFKKCTQLQFSGQINIRDTKKNKWIFYYQLGKLVWATESTHIHRRLRRNLVDNCHDLDINSINFYDVDISVDYWDFLIIENLYKTQKITNEQINNIIEKTIFEVTCDLAQKTNSSSFFCEQNQDTQLEAPIISTSINILFQQIKDFWNGWSEAGLENFHPNLSPVLRNPDLLRRQVNSIVYNNFERLINGQHTLWDLAAKMKQNVVSVTRSLRPFMQKGITELIEIGDLPLAISKANHQSSYSRVISKNAPLIACIDDSPQVCKILERIITANGMRFIGIQDAVKALPVLIESKPDLIFLDLIMPVINGYELCSQLRSTSLFAKTPVIVLTGSDGVFDRVRSKVFGATEFITKPIDSDKVIGIVNRYLQDEPKLGKPYNLAFSY, from the coding sequence ATGACTCAGTCGCAACTTATACAATTTAATAGAATAATAAATATATTTAAAAAATGTACTCAACTGCAATTTAGTGGTCAAATCAATATTAGAGATACAAAAAAAAACAAGTGGATTTTCTATTATCAATTAGGAAAATTAGTATGGGCGACAGAAAGCACTCACATTCACCGTCGTTTGCGTAGAAATCTGGTTGATAACTGTCATGATCTTGATATTAATAGTATCAACTTTTATGACGTTGATATATCAGTTGATTACTGGGATTTTTTGATTATAGAAAATTTGTATAAAACTCAAAAAATCACTAATGAGCAAATTAATAATATTATAGAAAAAACAATATTTGAAGTTACCTGTGACTTGGCTCAAAAAACCAACTCGTCTTCTTTTTTCTGTGAACAAAATCAAGATACACAGTTAGAAGCTCCAATAATTTCTACATCTATCAATATCCTATTTCAACAAATTAAAGATTTCTGGAATGGTTGGTCAGAAGCAGGTTTGGAAAATTTCCATCCTAATCTATCACCAGTATTACGCAATCCAGACTTACTACGGAGGCAAGTTAACTCCATTGTATATAATAACTTTGAACGTTTAATTAACGGACAACATACATTATGGGACTTAGCTGCAAAGATGAAGCAGAATGTTGTGTCCGTGACTCGCTCTTTGCGTCCTTTTATGCAAAAAGGAATCACAGAATTAATAGAAATAGGTGACTTACCTCTAGCAATTTCTAAAGCAAATCATCAATCTAGTTATTCGCGAGTAATTAGTAAAAATGCTCCTCTCATAGCTTGTATAGATGATAGCCCTCAAGTTTGTAAAATATTAGAGAGGATTATTACTGCTAATGGGATGAGATTTATAGGTATTCAAGATGCCGTCAAAGCCTTGCCAGTACTAATTGAAAGTAAACCGGATTTGATCTTTTTGGATTTGATTATGCCTGTGATCAACGGTTATGAACTTTGCAGCCAATTAAGAAGTACTTCTTTATTTGCTAAGACACCAGTGATAGTATTAACTGGTAGTGATGGCGTTTTTGATAGAGTACGTTCTAAGGTATTTGGGGCAACGGAATTTATCACCAAGCCAATTGATAGTGATAAAGTAATTGGGATAGTGAATAGGTATTTACAGGATGAACCAAAATTGGGAAAGCCATATAATTTGGCATTTTCTTATTAA
- a CDS encoding helix-turn-helix domain-containing protein, translating to MPYTIPNKNCVRCDKCRPQCPTGAIKIENNEYWIDPCLCNNCEGYYPEPQCVIACPINAPIPAQAKKGRCKIEPREPTSPDLFSNGKNHPFASAIVIWEACNLLAQRKSLTWETDAEDNLHYSRQVNQGRGAISFHIQDPFQITNLAKDLHVIESLDIRATCIHLIFAAHATALDKPWEQEFAIDERQIEKYLGLEKRKDLNKTAKLSLIKNIVQQACSLIVTIDWPQRGRVPGFSVTQSHLWHLTDVQHHFQEDDLGCKYLIGLTFKVKTGTWSQHFLNRQASKERSGFYQYGSLPKTLLTTVMSLWQQHEGAIRLMLWLLFKTKMGREQRITVPTLMRVAYGEEKINLASRLRDERKRLLRTFENDLEVLNHYGVKPLFDPITYPPEIQPLWAKLIDIPEDPDEALEFWINDGSGDNRLTDSGPRGKWNLLMNARILSFELPSEWEQLSSEAEKKKRSTVKSKKTLKSTDDLLGEQVLQARKNINISQRELARLTGKSQSWIRDVENGRLKPKLEDQALLRKVLNIS from the coding sequence ATGCCTTATACAATTCCTAACAAAAATTGCGTTAGATGTGATAAATGCCGACCCCAATGTCCTACGGGTGCAATCAAAATAGAAAATAATGAATATTGGATTGATCCTTGTCTATGTAACAATTGCGAGGGTTATTATCCAGAACCACAATGTGTCATCGCTTGTCCAATAAATGCTCCCATACCTGCACAAGCCAAAAAAGGAAGATGCAAAATTGAACCGCGAGAACCTACCAGCCCTGATTTATTTTCCAATGGCAAGAATCATCCATTTGCTTCAGCAATAGTTATCTGGGAAGCTTGCAATTTACTAGCACAACGTAAATCATTAACTTGGGAAACAGATGCAGAAGATAATTTACATTATAGCCGACAAGTTAATCAAGGTCGGGGTGCAATTTCTTTTCATATTCAAGACCCATTTCAAATTACTAACCTAGCTAAGGATTTACACGTAATTGAAAGCCTCGATATTCGAGCAACTTGTATTCATTTAATTTTCGCTGCCCATGCTACAGCCTTAGATAAACCTTGGGAACAAGAATTCGCCATTGATGAACGCCAAATTGAAAAATATTTGGGGTTAGAGAAACGCAAAGATCTCAACAAAACTGCCAAGCTTTCTTTAATCAAAAACATCGTTCAACAAGCTTGTTCTCTCATTGTTACCATAGACTGGCCGCAACGGGGTAGAGTTCCCGGATTTTCTGTTACACAAAGTCACTTATGGCATTTAACAGATGTTCAGCACCATTTTCAAGAAGATGATCTGGGGTGTAAATATTTGATTGGACTGACATTTAAAGTTAAAACAGGCACTTGGTCGCAACACTTCTTAAATAGACAAGCCAGTAAAGAGCGAAGTGGATTTTATCAATATGGTAGTCTTCCTAAAACGCTGTTAACTACAGTTATGAGTCTTTGGCAGCAACATGAAGGTGCTATTCGACTGATGTTATGGTTATTATTTAAAACCAAAATGGGTAGAGAACAACGCATCACTGTTCCTACTTTAATGCGAGTTGCTTATGGTGAGGAAAAAATTAACCTAGCTTCGAGATTACGAGACGAACGTAAGCGTCTATTACGAACGTTTGAAAATGATTTAGAAGTTCTCAATCATTATGGAGTCAAACCACTATTTGACCCTATTACCTATCCGCCAGAAATTCAACCATTGTGGGCAAAATTAATTGATATCCCTGAAGATCCAGATGAGGCTTTGGAATTTTGGATTAATGATGGTAGTGGTGATAATCGACTGACAGATAGTGGACCTCGTGGCAAGTGGAATTTGTTAATGAATGCGAGAATTTTATCTTTTGAACTTCCTTCAGAGTGGGAACAGCTAAGTTCAGAAGCAGAGAAAAAAAAGCGTAGTACTGTTAAGAGTAAAAAAACTCTTAAAAGCACTGATGATTTATTAGGTGAACAAGTTTTGCAAGCACGCAAAAATATAAATATCTCCCAAAGAGAATTAGCAAGGCTTACGGGTAAAAGCCAAAGTTGGATTCGTGATGTTGAAAATGGTCGTCTTAAACCTAAGTTAGAAGACCAAGCACTGCTCAGAAAGGTGCTAAATATTAGTTAA
- a CDS encoding sulfate ABC transporter substrate-binding protein, whose amino-acid sequence MKYNFSTNLVVPFLKLSSTVGLVAGLSINTIYPVLGLNTTSKTQLISQSGKKVEITLVSYAVTKGAYEKIIPQFVAKWKREKGQDVIIRESYGGSGSQTRAVIDGLPADVVALALALDTKKIEKAGLIQPGWEKEAPNNSIVTRSVVALETRPRNPKKIKNWADLAKPGIKIITANPKTSGGARWNFLALWGAITKNGGNETQAQNFVTQVFRNVAVLPKDARESSDVFYKKGQGDVLLNYENEVILAAQQGKTDVSYEVPSINISIDAPVAVVDKNVDKHGNRQVAEAFVKFLFTPEAQREFAKVGFRPVNSTVAKEVQNKFPKISRLYTVDNLGGWNAVQKKFFDDGAIFDKIQGAKR is encoded by the coding sequence ATGAAATACAATTTCTCAACAAATCTAGTAGTTCCATTTTTAAAGCTTTCTTCTACTGTAGGGTTAGTAGCAGGTTTAAGTATAAATACGATTTACCCTGTATTAGGTTTAAACACAACCTCAAAAACGCAACTGATTAGTCAAAGTGGTAAAAAGGTCGAAATTACTTTGGTTTCTTATGCAGTAACTAAGGGGGCTTACGAAAAAATCATTCCTCAGTTTGTGGCGAAATGGAAACGAGAAAAAGGTCAAGATGTGATAATTCGTGAAAGCTATGGTGGTTCGGGTTCACAAACCCGTGCTGTAATTGATGGTTTACCCGCAGATGTGGTAGCTTTAGCGTTGGCGCTGGATACGAAAAAGATTGAAAAAGCAGGTTTGATTCAACCAGGCTGGGAGAAAGAAGCTCCGAATAATTCAATTGTTACTCGTTCTGTAGTTGCTTTAGAAACTCGTCCACGTAATCCGAAAAAGATTAAGAATTGGGCTGATTTAGCTAAACCGGGGATCAAAATTATTACTGCCAACCCTAAAACATCTGGTGGTGCGAGGTGGAATTTTCTAGCTTTGTGGGGTGCAATCACTAAAAATGGTGGAAATGAAACTCAAGCCCAAAATTTTGTTACTCAAGTTTTTCGGAATGTGGCTGTACTACCTAAAGATGCACGAGAGTCAAGTGATGTTTTTTACAAAAAAGGACAGGGTGATGTACTACTAAACTATGAAAATGAAGTTATCTTAGCTGCACAACAAGGAAAGACAGATGTATCTTATGAGGTTCCATCAATTAATATTTCTATAGATGCACCTGTTGCTGTTGTGGACAAAAATGTTGATAAGCACGGTAATCGTCAAGTTGCAGAAGCTTTTGTGAAGTTTCTTTTTACTCCTGAAGCACAGCGTGAGTTTGCTAAAGTTGGTTTTCGTCCCGTTAATTCTACTGTAGCCAAAGAGGTGCAGAATAAATTCCCGAAGATTTCCCGACTCTACACCGTAGATAATTTGGGCGGTTGGAATGCTGTGCAGAAGAAGTTTTTTGATGATGGAGCCATCTTTGACAAAATTCAAGGGGCAAAGCGCTAA
- a CDS encoding sulfate ABC transporter substrate-binding protein — protein MNLRSFKQLQLGFKLKSLKSFVSLFLTGIFLSVSVAACSGTNESNSADTPGASPVAASKPNVELTLVSFAVTKAAHEAIIPKFVEKWKQEHNQTVTFKQSYGGSGSQTRAVIDGLEADVVHLALSGDTQKIEKAGLIEPAWEKEVPNNGIVSKSVAAIITRPGNPKGIKTWEDLGKDGIKVITADPKTSGIAKWNFLALWNSVVKTGGDEAKATEFVSKVYKNVPILTKDAREATDAFAKQGQGDALINYENEVILAQQKGERVDYVVPDVNISIDNPIAVVDKNVDKHGTREVAEGFIKFLYTPEAQEEFVKLGFRPVNETVAQTKAVSDKFPKVKTLGVVDDFGGWTAVDKKFFADGGLFDQIQVKNKR, from the coding sequence ATGAATTTGCGATCGTTCAAACAATTACAACTTGGATTTAAGCTAAAATCACTCAAAAGCTTTGTATCACTCTTTTTAACTGGAATATTCTTGAGTGTATCAGTTGCCGCTTGCTCTGGTACGAATGAGAGTAACTCCGCAGATACTCCGGGTGCTAGTCCTGTAGCGGCAAGTAAGCCCAATGTGGAATTAACCCTAGTATCCTTTGCTGTTACCAAAGCTGCTCACGAAGCCATTATTCCTAAATTTGTAGAAAAGTGGAAACAAGAACATAACCAAACTGTTACCTTTAAACAAAGCTATGGTGGTTCTGGTTCCCAAACTCGTGCTGTTATAGATGGATTGGAAGCAGATGTTGTCCACTTAGCCCTATCTGGAGACACCCAAAAGATTGAAAAAGCTGGACTAATTGAGCCAGCATGGGAAAAAGAAGTTCCCAACAATGGCATTGTCTCCAAATCTGTGGCAGCAATCATCACTCGTCCAGGCAACCCTAAAGGTATCAAGACCTGGGAAGATTTGGGAAAAGATGGCATCAAAGTAATTACGGCTGACCCAAAAACGTCAGGTATTGCTAAGTGGAATTTCTTAGCACTATGGAATTCCGTAGTTAAAACTGGTGGTGATGAAGCTAAAGCTACTGAATTTGTCAGCAAAGTTTACAAAAACGTGCCAATTCTGACTAAAGATGCGCGGGAAGCCACTGACGCTTTTGCCAAACAGGGTCAGGGAGATGCTTTAATCAATTATGAAAATGAAGTTATCTTGGCACAACAAAAGGGCGAGAGAGTTGACTATGTTGTTCCTGATGTCAATATATCCATTGACAATCCCATTGCAGTAGTGGACAAAAACGTTGATAAACACGGCACACGCGAAGTCGCAGAAGGGTTTATCAAATTCCTCTACACTCCTGAGGCACAAGAAGAGTTTGTCAAATTGGGATTCCGACCAGTGAATGAGACAGTAGCCCAAACTAAGGCAGTTTCAGACAAATTTCCAAAGGTAAAAACTCTGGGTGTAGTTGATGACTTCGGCGGTTGGACAGCAGTAGATAAGAAGTTTTTCGCTGATGGTGGCCTTTTTGACCAAATTCAGGTTAAAAACAAACGGTAA